Sequence from the Thermocoleostomius sinensis A174 genome:
CGGATCGAGGTGACGCTACCAACCGAAGGCATTTATACCATTTTGGCGAATACCTATTCCGCTGGTGAAACCGGAGAGTACACACTAGCCCTCTCTACCACTGGCTTAAGCCCAATTTTGCTGAAGGAAGAGGGACGGTTAGGGCCAGAGTCGCAGGTGCTTCGAGCCGATGGGACATTCTACCAAGAACATACCTTCCAAGGACAAGCAGGACAGAGTGTGACGATTGTGATGGAGAGCGAAGATTTTGATACCTATCTGATTTTGCTCGGTCCAAATGAACAGGTGATTGGACAAAATGACGATGCGTCGGCTGGAACGCTCAACTCGGTGTTGACCGTCACATTACCGGTCACTGGAACGTACCGAATTATTGCCAATGCCTATGAACGCACCGGGCAAGGGGCCTATACCGTGACCGTTCGCTGACCGAGCCTGATTGCTTCACGGCTAAAATAGCGCTGTACCTCTGGCTACAACCTTGTTCTATGTCTGTTTTTTAAGTTGCTTTCGCTGAGTTGCTTTAACGTCTTATGAGTTTTCAAGTCCTCCGTCTCGCATCGTCGGGTCTGATTGTTGTGGGCACAACCCTGGGGCTAACTCTATTTAACGCGATGTCTCCGGTGGAGTGGTTCAGTGTATCTGGGTTTGGCCGATCTGCGCCTCGCGTTGCACTAGCCCAAGATGCAGAAACAGTTTATGCCGAAGTTAGTCCGGCAGTTGTCTCGATCGAATCCGACAGTGCGACGGGGAGTGGCACGTTGATTCGCTCGGATGGGTTGGTGCTAACCAATGCCCATGTGGTTGGAGATGCCCGATCGGTGACAGTGATTTTAGCGGACGGCACTCAGTATGTGGGCGAGGTGATTGGCTATGGAGAAACGGGTCTCGATTTAGCGGTAGTTCGTCTGCAAGGAGACGATTCCTTTCCAACCGTCCGCATTGCTGAACCAGGGTCTGTCCGCACGGGGCAACAGGTGTTTGCAATCGGTAATCCCTTCGGACGTTTCCAAGGCTCCATCACGCAGGGAATTGTGAGCCGTATCGATCGGGAACAAGGATTGATCCAAACAGACGCTTCGATCAATCCAGGCAACTCCGGGGGGCCATTGTTGAACAACCGAGGGGAATTAATTGGTGTCAACACGGCTATTTATGCTCCACGAGGATCGGCCGGAAATATCGGCATCGGCTTTGCTATTCCGATCGAACAAATTCAACCCTTTTTAGCGGCTGTTAACCAAGGGGCTGCCCCACGAACTGCTCAACAGCAAACCCCATTTGTTGAAGAACGCACTGTACAACCCTTAACGCTCAATAGCCAGATTCAAGGCAGGTTAGATGACAACAGTGGTATTCTGCCAGCCGATAATAGCTACTTCAATGCCTATTCATTCGCGGGTAGGGCAGGACAGCAAGTGGTCATCCATATGAGTAGCAGCGAATTGAATCCGTATTTGATTTTGTTATCTCCTACCGGAACCGCTTTGGCTCAAGATGACGACAGTGGTGGCGGCCGTAATTCCCGCCTCAGTGTGACATTGCCAGATGATGGCACGTATTTGATTTTAGCTAATTCGTATGCTGCTGGAGAACAAGGTAATTATCAGCTAGAACTGTCAACTATTGCCACAAACCCTCAACCAACAGTCGCAATTCTTCAAACGGAAGGTCTCCTCGGTAGTAGTTCACCGAAGCTGGAAGATGGCAGTTTATACGAGGAGCATAGCTTTCAAGGAAACGCCGGTCAAACCGTTACCATTTCCCTAGAAAGCAGTGACTTTGATACCTACTTAATTTTGCTAGGGCCCAACGATCAAGTCATTGGTGAGAACGATGATGCTGCTTCCAATACACTCAACTCCACTTTGACCATCACCCTCCCGGTGACGGGAACCTATCGTATCATTGCCAATGCCTATGACTCGGAGGGACAAGGGCGCTATGTTTTAACTGTTCGGTAAGGGAGCAGTGTGGTGAACGCGAAGCAGAGGCGTTGAAACTGCATTAACTTGCTTTGTGTCAATTCCGTAACTTTGCATTAGTCCGCCCTGACCATGCTAATCTCTTAAGGTAACGTCGGTTCTGATGGGGAACAGCCATCAGACGCAAGGGGGAAAGTTCGGTGCAAATCCGGCGCTGTCCCGCAACTGTGATGAGATGTTTCCTCTCTGAGTCAGGATGCCCGCCGATCGCAAATCCATCCCTTTTCATCTGCGAGGTACGGATGAACCAACATTCTGGCTTTTCTAGATTAATCCGCTGCGATCGTCCCTTCAAGCAAGCAGGGCTTCTAATATTTCTAATCATCGCCAGTTTTTTGTTCAGCAACTCTCCTACACTAGCTCACCACGCAATGGGAGAGAGAGTTCCCGCCAATTTCGTTGAAGGCTTTCTGTCAGGTCTGGCTCATCCTGTGATTGGCGCCGATCATTTTGCATTTATTGTGTCTGTTGGATTACTAGCTGCGATTAGTTGTCAAGGAATCAAGATTCCGATCGCTTTTGTGCTGTCAACAGTAGCAGGAGCCGTGTTCCACTTGATGCAAATCACATTACCAGCGGCTGAGCTTTTCATTTCTGGATCGGTGCTGCTATTTGGTATTTTTCTGACCCTGAAGCAGCAGCCCAATAGCTGGGTTTTAACTGGATTAGCTGCAATCTGTGGATTGTTTCATGGCTATGCCTACGGAGAATCTATCTTTGGTGCAGAAATGACGCCGCTGGTTGCCTACCTGGCAGGCTTCACTGTGATTCAACTCGCAGTGGCTATTGCCGCTTTTTTCATTGGTAAAGCGGTTCTCAAGCAAGCCACTGAACTGCCTAATTTGCCGCTTCGGTTTGCTGGGTTTGTCATTTGTGGCGTAGGTATTGCTTTTCTATCGACCCTAATTGTTGAAACGATTTTCTCAGCATTGTGACAAATTGAAAGTGAGGGATTTTAGATAGTGGCTGTAAGCAAAGGATGGTACGTCAGTTTGATTGCAATCGGCAGCGTTAGTAACTTGATCTATCCTCACGTGCCACTAGTTAGTTTTGCTACTCTGGCGGGAGTAACCCTCCGTCGCAACCAGGCGATCGTAGCGATGGTGTGCATTTGGTTCGTCAATCAGCTTGTTGGTTTCACGATTCGACAGTATCCACTGAATGCGATCGTGCTGCTGTGGGGCTTGACGATGGGCTTAGGAAGTATTCTGGTTGCCTTGATCGCTTCAATGCGCCCAATGTTTAGTTATCACGGTTGGGTAGGACAACTCCTGTGGCTAGGAGTAGCGCTGCTGCTGGGGTTCACTGTTTACCAAAGCAGCACCCTGCTAGTCCATCAATGGGTGGGAATGCACGGTTTGACGGTCGATGTTCTCCTGCGCATCTTTGTACGTGATGGAATGTGGACGATCGGTCTCTATGCAATTTACTACGCTATTCACAAAGTCTTCCGATTAAACTATCAGCAACGATTGAAAAGCCGATAAATCAGTAATCAACTCTCACAAAAATCTAAGTATCTTAATCTTTCAACGTCCATTCGTTCAAGAAATGTATAAAATCCGACAAATTCGTTATTGAATGGCTACACTAAAGCTACTAGCTAGAGAGAAATGAGACGTGTTGGAGTCAATTTTCTCGAGCCATGAAAGTTGTTGCTAGTTACTACCAAACTGAAAGGAGATACTGAAGATATTGGCACTTCAGGTGTCAGTCATCAGCATCAACAATCTAATTGTGCCCGATTGCACAAGTAGATCTTGCATTGCTTGAAATACAAATTATTTATCAACCCTGATCTAACTCAATACGCTGCTTATTGCACGATTGCTTCCTTGCTTGACATTAGCTTATTCAAGCTTGATGGCTCTGCTTTTGCTGTTAATCAGAAAAAGGTTTCTTATGAAAGAAATTATATCCTGCACTTCATCTTGCACCTCTTAATTGATTGTTTTTGTCTAATTTGCATTGTTGTGTAGTTATAGCCTTTCTTAAAAACTACTGATCGCCGAAGAGAATTGCTCTTCTAAAGAAGATGATAGGAACTAAAACCACCAAACCTGTTTCGCCTGATTCTCTTACTGTGAGATTGGGGCGAACCTTACCTTCCTTGTTGAACGAAGCTTCTCTTCAAGTTCCCAACCCTCATGCGTTTAATCAGTGGACTGAATCAGGATGGCAATCGTTGTCGAATCAAGCCTTTCAAACGGCAGTCGAATCGCTGGCGGTTGGCTTGCTAGAGTTGGGGTTGCAGAAAGGCGATCGAGTAGCGTTATTGATGCACAGCGATGTTAATTTTTGCGTGGCTGATTTAGGTTGCTTGCTTGCAAACCTAGTTGATGTCCCGATTGATCTAACTCAGACCCTTGAACATATTATTTTCGTACTGGATCACAGTGAAGCGCGAGTGCTGATTGTTTCTAATTTAGATTTATTGCAGCAAATCTTGCCCTATCTTTGGAATATGCCTCAGCTTCGCTACATTATTGTCGTAAGCGTTCCTGAAGACTGGCAGGCAGTTCGATCGCAATGGATCACTTCCGCTTCTACACCTGGAAGCCAATTCCCCACCAAAGAGATTCCTGAATCTGCTTGTCTAGATATTCCTATGCTGCTGCACCCAGCGTCTCTGGAGCAATCCCATCCAACAGTTCCTCAATGTCTTCAAGTTTTCTCACTCGAAGAAATTCAGCACAACGGACAGGCATCTACAATCAATCCTCGATCGCTTCATGACGCCATCGCTGCGCATGATTTAGCCACGATTGTATATATTCCCGACGAACAGGGGCAACTGCAAGGAGTGATGCTGACCCACGAAAATATATCGGCTAACGCGCTAACCTCATTCTCGGTCATTCCAAACCTCAAACGAGGAGCACAAGAGGTTGTGCTTTCCTTTTTGCCCCTCAACCATGTTCTAGCACGAACGCTGTTATATGGGCACATCAATTATGGTCATAGTATCTATTTTTCTAGCCCCAATCGTGTGATGAAGCAGTTGCAGGAAGTACATCCTACTGTGTTGACCACGGTGCCGCTGTTTCTAGAGAAGATTTATAGCAAAATTCTGGAACATAGCCACAAAGCCTCTTCAATTGTAGAGCGCCTGCTGCTACGCTGGGCGATGCGACTGGCAAAACGCTACGAAATGGAACATCAACCAAGCGGGGTCTATGCAGGGTTGCTAACGCTAGCGGATTGGTTGGTGTTTGCAAAATGGCGATCGGTGTTTGGAGGGCGCTTGCAGCATCTCATTTGTGGAGGAGCCGCCCTGCGCGCCGAGGTGGCTACGGTATTTGCCGCCGCGGGTATTCCAGTGATGCAGGGGTATGGACTCACACAAGCCAGTGCTGTTGTATGCTGCAATCGGGGTTCTCACAACCGCCCCGGAACAGTTGGTACTCCCATTCCGGGAGTTGAACTAACGATCGCAGAGGATGGCGAAATTCTGATTCGTGGTCCTTACATCACACCGGGTTATTATCGCAATTCTGAAGCCACTCGATCGCTAATTGATTCGCAGGGTTGGCTCCATACAGGAGATTTGGGAACGATCTCTGAAGATGGATTTTTAAAGATCGTAGGACTAAAAAAATCGCTGTTTAAACTTTCGACTGGCAAATACATTGCTCCACAACCTATTGAGCAACGTCTAATGCAATCACCGTTCGTCGATCGAACAATCGTCATCGGGGCCGATCAAAAAACGTGTGCTTTATTGATTATTCCTAATCTAGCAGCCTTGCACCGCTATGCATTGGAGTTTGGAATTGATTCACCTAATGATGCCTTACTGAAGCATCCATGTGTACTAGCCTTGTATCAAGCTTTAGTCAACGTTGCGAATTGTCATTTGCCATACTGGGCCATCGTTAAGCAATTCCGATTGATTCATCCAGATATTATCTCTAACGCTGAACAGAACTCGATCGAACCACTCAGCCGGACGGCTCTACTACAACTCTTGACTGATGAAGTTAAGGCATTATTTGCTGAAATAACGCCTCAGGTAAGACCTCAAAATATCAAAGTTTTGACAAGCCCTGATGCAGATAAATGGAATATCAATGAGCAAGCTGGGTCTGAAGTGATTGATTTACTGTGTTCTTACCTTCCCGACGCAACTTGTCCTGTTTTTGCTCAATCATTGAATCCGCGATTGACAACGCTGCGATTGATCGTGCCATTTATGCTTTACACCGGAATGAATATACCTGAATTTTCTAGAGGCATTGCAGAGCAACTCATTACGATTCTTTAAGGGGGAGGCTATCAGAATCATGAATAAACCATTCCGAACTGCTGCTGTACTCGGTGCTGGAATTATGGGCACTCAGATTGCTGCTCATCTTGCTAACGCCGGATTGACTGTGCATTTACTAGACTTGCCTGCTCAATCATCTGATAAAAACGATTTGGTAGAAACTGCATTTAAGAAAGCGTTGAAACTATCTCCTCCCATTTTCTTTACCAAGAAAATCGCCCATCGGGTCATATTAGGCAATTTTGAAGAACATTTTCACCGAGTTGCCGATGTGGATTGGGTGATTGAAGCAGTAGTAGAAAAACTAGATGTTAAACAGCAGTTGATGCAGCAGTTAGAAACGGTCATTCGAGCCGACACGATCGTTTCGACAAACACAAGTGGTTTACCAATTCAAGCAATTGCAGAAGGACGATCGCTATCATTCCGTCAGCGTTTTTTAGGTACGCATTTCTTTAATCCACCGCGATATCTCAAGTTGTTAGAATTAATTCCCACATCTGACACCAATCCAGATGTTTTGAAGCGAATGCAGTGGTTCGGACGATCGGGTTTGGGCAAAGGTGTTGTGATTGCCAAAGATACTCCTAACTTCATTGCTAATCGTATTGGTATGTATGCTGTAATGCTAGGATTACAAGCTTGGACAACCCAAGGATACACGATCGAAGAAATCGATGCCCTGACCGGAACATTGGTCGGACGTCCTAAATCTGCCACCTTTCGCACGGCTGATTTAGTTGGGTTAGATACCCTGCTGTACGTCATCGAAAATTTGTATCCTGCTATTCCCAATGATGAGAGCCGTGAAGTGTTTCGGGCACCTGAAGTGTTGCGTAAATTGGTGTCTACGGGCACATTAGGTGCAAAAACTGGGCAAGGATTTTACAAAAAACAGAACCAGCAAATTCTCTCGTTAAACCGAGAAACCTTT
This genomic interval carries:
- a CDS encoding trypsin-like peptidase domain-containing protein, coding for MSFQVLRLASSGLIVVGTTLGLTLFNAMSPVEWFSVSGFGRSAPRVALAQDAETVYAEVSPAVVSIESDSATGSGTLIRSDGLVLTNAHVVGDARSVTVILADGTQYVGEVIGYGETGLDLAVVRLQGDDSFPTVRIAEPGSVRTGQQVFAIGNPFGRFQGSITQGIVSRIDREQGLIQTDASINPGNSGGPLLNNRGELIGVNTAIYAPRGSAGNIGIGFAIPIEQIQPFLAAVNQGAAPRTAQQQTPFVEERTVQPLTLNSQIQGRLDDNSGILPADNSYFNAYSFAGRAGQQVVIHMSSSELNPYLILLSPTGTALAQDDDSGGGRNSRLSVTLPDDGTYLILANSYAAGEQGNYQLELSTIATNPQPTVAILQTEGLLGSSSPKLEDGSLYEEHSFQGNAGQTVTISLESSDFDTYLILLGPNDQVIGENDDAASNTLNSTLTITLPVTGTYRIIANAYDSEGQGRYVLTVR
- a CDS encoding AMP-dependent synthetase/ligase; amino-acid sequence: MIGTKTTKPVSPDSLTVRLGRTLPSLLNEASLQVPNPHAFNQWTESGWQSLSNQAFQTAVESLAVGLLELGLQKGDRVALLMHSDVNFCVADLGCLLANLVDVPIDLTQTLEHIIFVLDHSEARVLIVSNLDLLQQILPYLWNMPQLRYIIVVSVPEDWQAVRSQWITSASTPGSQFPTKEIPESACLDIPMLLHPASLEQSHPTVPQCLQVFSLEEIQHNGQASTINPRSLHDAIAAHDLATIVYIPDEQGQLQGVMLTHENISANALTSFSVIPNLKRGAQEVVLSFLPLNHVLARTLLYGHINYGHSIYFSSPNRVMKQLQEVHPTVLTTVPLFLEKIYSKILEHSHKASSIVERLLLRWAMRLAKRYEMEHQPSGVYAGLLTLADWLVFAKWRSVFGGRLQHLICGGAALRAEVATVFAAAGIPVMQGYGLTQASAVVCCNRGSHNRPGTVGTPIPGVELTIAEDGEILIRGPYITPGYYRNSEATRSLIDSQGWLHTGDLGTISEDGFLKIVGLKKSLFKLSTGKYIAPQPIEQRLMQSPFVDRTIVIGADQKTCALLIIPNLAALHRYALEFGIDSPNDALLKHPCVLALYQALVNVANCHLPYWAIVKQFRLIHPDIISNAEQNSIEPLSRTALLQLLTDEVKALFAEITPQVRPQNIKVLTSPDADKWNINEQAGSEVIDLLCSYLPDATCPVFAQSLNPRLTTLRLIVPFMLYTGMNIPEFSRGIAEQLITIL
- a CDS encoding HupE/UreJ family protein codes for the protein MNQHSGFSRLIRCDRPFKQAGLLIFLIIASFLFSNSPTLAHHAMGERVPANFVEGFLSGLAHPVIGADHFAFIVSVGLLAAISCQGIKIPIAFVLSTVAGAVFHLMQITLPAAELFISGSVLLFGIFLTLKQQPNSWVLTGLAAICGLFHGYAYGESIFGAEMTPLVAYLAGFTVIQLAVAIAAFFIGKAVLKQATELPNLPLRFAGFVICGVGIAFLSTLIVETIFSAL